From the genome of Geothrix sp. 21YS21S-4, one region includes:
- the mutL gene encoding DNA mismatch repair endonuclease MutL — translation MAKIRILSDQVANQIAAGEVVERPASVLKELVENALDAGARRVEVAWEEGGKRLLEVADDGSGMARDDLYLALERHATSKVRTADDLGRLATFGFRGEALPSIASVTRFELTSAESDGAGHRLRSEFGIVKEVVPAPRSRGTTVTVRDLFAQLPARKRFLKSTDTEHAQVWGAVARLALSSPGVHWTLRPDRGAPLVLPPVDDAGQRLAPLLGEKLGRLVPFVNGELPWRIRGFVSPPDLSFRDRNHLYLFVNGRAVRDRLLLAALAEAWSGTFAKGSYPAAVLFLELPPEAVDVNVHPTKAEVRFREPQRIFAWVRAAAEEAWSQLRGGLASVLELPPKPVDAEFDLDPSRRAAPQHPRLWGEPSAAGAYTALSDAFASRAAEPAYAYDALPPQAAEPDGIRYLGAFQRTYLLAEIATASGPELWIVDQHVAHERVLYERLFLRRHAPAIQPLMPPRVVQVGPEALARLAPFLAELEAAGVEADPFGGDALVVRGLPDFLADRDPQALLEDLLARLEREGRVDLDAFRRDLNAELACRAAIKKHHALPPELALGLIRDLLACEVPNTCPHGRPILKKLTLEDLERSFGRRL, via the coding sequence ATGGCGAAGATCCGGATCCTGTCCGACCAGGTGGCCAACCAGATCGCCGCGGGCGAAGTGGTGGAGCGGCCCGCGTCCGTGCTGAAGGAGCTGGTGGAGAATGCGCTGGACGCCGGCGCTCGCCGGGTCGAGGTGGCCTGGGAAGAGGGCGGCAAGCGGCTGCTGGAAGTGGCGGACGACGGTTCGGGCATGGCCCGGGATGACCTCTACTTGGCCCTGGAGCGCCACGCCACCAGCAAGGTCCGGACGGCCGACGACCTGGGCCGGCTCGCCACCTTCGGCTTCCGGGGCGAAGCGCTGCCCAGCATCGCCAGCGTCACCCGGTTCGAGCTGACCAGCGCCGAATCCGATGGCGCGGGCCACCGCCTGCGCTCCGAGTTCGGGATCGTCAAGGAAGTGGTGCCCGCCCCGCGCAGCCGCGGGACCACCGTCACGGTGCGGGACCTCTTCGCCCAGCTGCCCGCCCGGAAGCGCTTCCTGAAGTCCACGGACACGGAGCACGCCCAGGTCTGGGGCGCCGTGGCGCGGCTGGCCCTCAGCTCGCCGGGCGTCCACTGGACCCTGCGGCCCGACCGCGGCGCGCCGCTGGTGCTGCCGCCCGTGGACGACGCCGGCCAGCGCTTGGCGCCGCTGCTCGGCGAGAAGTTGGGGCGCCTGGTACCCTTCGTGAACGGGGAACTCCCCTGGCGGATCCGGGGCTTCGTCTCCCCGCCGGACCTCAGCTTCCGCGATCGGAACCACCTCTACCTGTTCGTGAACGGCCGGGCCGTACGGGACCGCCTCCTATTGGCCGCCCTAGCCGAGGCCTGGTCAGGCACCTTCGCCAAGGGCTCATACCCGGCGGCCGTGCTGTTCCTTGAGCTGCCTCCCGAGGCGGTGGACGTGAACGTCCACCCCACCAAGGCGGAGGTCCGCTTCCGCGAGCCCCAGCGGATCTTCGCGTGGGTGCGCGCCGCGGCGGAAGAGGCCTGGTCCCAGCTTCGCGGCGGATTGGCCTCGGTATTGGAATTGCCGCCCAAGCCGGTGGACGCCGAGTTCGATCTGGATCCCTCCCGCCGCGCCGCCCCCCAGCATCCCCGCCTATGGGGCGAACCTTCCGCCGCCGGCGCCTATACGGCCCTGTCGGACGCCTTCGCCTCCCGTGCGGCGGAGCCGGCCTACGCCTACGACGCGCTGCCCCCGCAGGCTGCGGAGCCCGACGGCATCCGCTACCTGGGCGCCTTCCAGCGGACCTACCTGCTGGCGGAGATCGCCACGGCCAGTGGTCCGGAGCTGTGGATCGTGGACCAGCACGTGGCCCACGAGCGCGTGCTGTACGAGCGTCTCTTCCTCCGCCGCCACGCTCCCGCGATCCAGCCGCTGATGCCGCCCCGCGTCGTGCAGGTGGGACCGGAAGCGCTCGCCCGGCTCGCGCCCTTCCTCGCGGAGCTGGAGGCGGCCGGTGTGGAGGCCGACCCCTTCGGCGGGGACGCCCTGGTGGTGCGGGGCCTCCCCGATTTCCTGGCCGATCGCGATCCCCAGGCCCTGCTGGAGGACCTCCTCGCCCGCCTGGAGCGGGAGGGGCGCGTGGATCTCGACGCCTTCCGCCGGGACCTGAACGCGGAGCTGGCCTGCCGCGCCGCGATCAAGAAGCATCACGCCCTGCCGCCGGAGCTGGCCCTGGGACTCATCCGGGACCTCCTCGCCTGCGAGGTCCCCAACACCTGCCCCCACGGCCGGCCCATCCTGAAAAAACTCACCCTGGAGGACCTGGAGCGGAGCTTCGGGCGGCGGCTGTAG
- the uvrA gene encoding excinuclease ABC subunit UvrA, which translates to MENIHIKGAREHNLKNLDLSLPRNQLVVITGLSGSGKSSLAFDTLYAEGQRRYVESLSAYARQFLDQMEKPDVDSIEGLSPAISIEQKTTSKNPRSTVATVTEIYDYLRLLFARTGKPTCVACGQPIASQTIQEMADQILASPEGAKLQILAPVVRGRKGEYKKLLQDLMKRGYIRARVNGKMLDLTEGVPDLDKQKKHSIDVVIDRLKVSAAIQSRLADSLEIACGLAEGSAVVDLDGTERLFSSKLACNNPSCAKFGQGLPELEPRSFSFNSPFGACSTCDGLGFKRQFAEELIIPNPALSINEGALQASGWKSVGEDGWRSQLMEQLARKLKFSLDTPWKKLPAEVRRLVLHGTEKEMRFTYESKRSRYDFVHHFEGVIGNLERRYRETSSEEIQAELEESMRVIPCEACGGQRLKPEVLAVFVGGLNVAQVVAQSVRDARKWFADLALEGKEAVIAEKVLKEIRERLGFLDDVGLGYLTLDRSAATLSGGEGQRIRLATQIGSKLQGVLYVLDEPSIGLHQRDNLQLIRTLQEMRDLGNTVLVVEHDLETILAADHVVDMGPGAGEHGGQVVAQGTPEEIRRTPGSVTGDFLSGRDSIPVPRVRRKAKRGYLSVTGAEENNLKKVDADFPIGLVTCVTGVSGSGKSTLVNEILYKALANQLHQGVHIVGKHKAIKGLEAVDKVIDIDQAPIGRTPRSNPATYTGLFTPLRELFAQLPESKARGYAPGRYSFNVKGGRCEKCEGDGVLKIEMHFLPDVYVTCEQCKGKRYNRETMEIHYKGKSISDVLNMTVEEALELFAPIPVLANKLQTLVDVGLGYIRLGQSATTLSGGEAQRVKLAKELSKRATGRTVYILDEPTTGLHLKDIQKLLEVITRLVETGNTIIVIEHNLDVIKTADWILDLGPEGGGEGGRLIAVGTPEDIAKRKVSVTGKFLAPYLK; encoded by the coding sequence ATGGAAAACATCCACATCAAAGGTGCCCGCGAGCACAACCTCAAGAACCTCGACCTCTCCCTGCCGCGCAACCAGCTGGTGGTGATCACGGGGCTGTCGGGCTCGGGAAAATCCAGCTTGGCCTTCGATACGCTCTACGCGGAGGGCCAGCGGCGCTACGTGGAGAGCCTGTCGGCCTACGCGCGCCAGTTCCTGGATCAGATGGAAAAGCCCGACGTGGACAGCATCGAGGGGCTGTCGCCGGCGATCTCCATCGAGCAGAAGACCACCAGCAAGAACCCCCGCTCCACGGTGGCGACCGTGACGGAGATCTACGACTACCTGCGCCTGCTGTTCGCCCGCACGGGCAAACCAACGTGCGTGGCCTGCGGCCAGCCCATCGCCAGCCAGACCATCCAGGAGATGGCGGACCAGATCCTGGCGAGCCCCGAGGGTGCGAAGCTCCAGATCCTGGCGCCGGTGGTCCGGGGGCGGAAGGGCGAGTACAAGAAGCTGCTCCAGGACCTGATGAAGCGGGGCTACATCCGCGCCCGGGTGAACGGCAAGATGCTGGACCTGACCGAGGGCGTGCCGGACCTGGACAAGCAGAAGAAGCACAGCATCGACGTGGTCATCGACCGCCTGAAGGTGAGCGCCGCGATCCAGTCCCGGCTGGCGGACAGCCTCGAGATCGCCTGCGGCCTGGCGGAGGGCTCCGCGGTGGTGGACCTGGACGGGACCGAGCGGCTGTTCTCCAGCAAGCTGGCCTGCAACAACCCCTCTTGCGCCAAGTTCGGCCAGGGCCTGCCCGAATTGGAGCCCCGCTCCTTCTCCTTCAACAGCCCCTTCGGCGCGTGCTCCACCTGCGATGGGCTGGGCTTCAAGCGCCAGTTCGCGGAAGAGCTGATCATCCCCAACCCCGCGCTCTCCATCAACGAAGGCGCCCTCCAGGCCAGCGGCTGGAAGAGCGTCGGCGAGGACGGCTGGCGCTCTCAGCTCATGGAGCAGCTGGCCCGCAAGCTGAAGTTCAGCCTCGATACGCCGTGGAAGAAGCTGCCCGCGGAGGTGCGCCGCCTGGTGCTGCACGGCACCGAGAAGGAGATGCGCTTCACCTACGAGAGCAAGCGCAGCCGCTACGATTTCGTCCATCACTTCGAGGGCGTGATCGGCAACCTGGAGCGGCGCTACCGGGAGACCTCCAGCGAGGAGATCCAGGCGGAGCTGGAGGAATCCATGCGCGTCATCCCCTGCGAGGCCTGCGGGGGACAGCGGCTCAAGCCGGAGGTCCTGGCGGTCTTCGTGGGCGGGCTGAATGTGGCCCAGGTGGTGGCCCAGAGCGTGCGCGACGCCCGCAAGTGGTTCGCGGACCTGGCGCTCGAAGGCAAGGAGGCCGTCATCGCCGAAAAGGTGCTGAAGGAGATCCGCGAGCGCTTGGGCTTTCTGGACGACGTGGGCCTGGGCTATCTGACCCTGGATCGCAGCGCGGCGACGCTCTCCGGCGGCGAGGGCCAGCGCATCCGCCTGGCCACACAGATCGGCAGCAAGCTCCAGGGCGTGCTGTACGTCCTGGACGAGCCCAGCATCGGCCTCCACCAGCGCGACAACCTGCAGCTCATCCGCACCCTCCAGGAGATGCGCGACCTGGGCAACACGGTGCTGGTGGTGGAGCACGACCTGGAGACCATCCTCGCCGCGGATCATGTGGTGGACATGGGTCCCGGCGCCGGCGAGCACGGCGGCCAGGTGGTGGCCCAGGGCACGCCCGAGGAGATCCGGCGCACGCCGGGCTCCGTCACCGGCGATTTCCTGTCCGGCCGCGACAGCATCCCCGTGCCCCGGGTCCGCCGGAAAGCCAAGCGCGGCTACCTCTCCGTGACGGGCGCCGAGGAGAACAACCTCAAGAAGGTGGATGCCGACTTCCCCATCGGCCTGGTGACCTGCGTGACCGGAGTCAGCGGGTCGGGCAAGAGCACCCTGGTGAACGAGATCCTCTACAAGGCGCTCGCCAACCAGCTCCACCAGGGCGTCCACATCGTCGGGAAGCACAAGGCCATCAAGGGCCTGGAGGCCGTGGACAAGGTCATCGACATCGATCAGGCCCCCATCGGGCGGACTCCGCGGAGCAATCCCGCCACCTACACCGGCCTGTTCACGCCCCTCCGGGAGCTGTTCGCCCAGTTGCCCGAGAGCAAGGCCCGCGGCTACGCGCCCGGGCGCTACAGCTTCAACGTGAAGGGCGGGCGCTGCGAGAAGTGCGAGGGCGACGGCGTCCTCAAGATCGAGATGCACTTCCTCCCCGACGTCTACGTCACCTGCGAGCAGTGCAAGGGGAAGCGCTACAACCGCGAGACCATGGAGATCCACTACAAGGGCAAGAGCATCTCCGACGTCCTGAACATGACGGTGGAGGAGGCGCTGGAGCTGTTCGCGCCGATCCCCGTCCTGGCGAACAAGCTGCAGACGCTCGTGGACGTGGGCCTCGGCTACATCCGCCTGGGCCAGAGCGCCACCACGCTGTCCGGCGGCGAGGCCCAGCGCGTGAAGCTGGCGAAGGAGCTGAGCAAGCGGGCCACGGGCCGGACGGTCTACATCCTCGACGAGCCCACCACGGGCCTCCACCTCAAGGACATCCAGAAGCTGCTGGAGGTCATCACGCGGCTGGTGGAGACGGGCAACACCATCATCGTCATCGAGCACAACCTCGACGTCATCAAGACCGCCGACTGGATCCTGGACCTGGGCCCCGAGGGCGGCGGCGAAGGCGGCCGCCTCATCGCCGTGGGCACGCCCGAGGACATCGCCAAGCGGAAGGTCAGCGTGACGGGGAAGTTCCTGGCTCCCTACCTGAAATAG
- a CDS encoding metallophosphoesterase yields the protein MPFLIALILIFLVQWLHLRLLRLELPALRRWLPWALAILHVPLIIYAGLRVLGLASHGSPTFLRTLARGAIYFQAFTVMHLIAGMVADGLARLRSRRREAREAGGDQVEDPGRRTFLRTAALASGGAAVGLGAGGTREAYGDPEITRLTLAFQDFPAGLEGLRIAQLSDLHAGPLVGPAILRRWRDFTERERPDLLLFTGDLVDSRPEELAPLLDAFDGFAAPLGTFAVLGNHDYFDDPRPIWRDLEMAGIRCLENASTLIRRDGGTLALLGLQDPMARNGRFRRLAFGPGPRPLEASRDLPADAFRVCMNHRPSEWERALEAGARLTLSGHTHGGQINPIPGFNSANLIGPRTGGLYREGNDFLYVSRGLGVVGLPIRIGAPPEIVILTLRRG from the coding sequence ATGCCCTTCCTGATCGCCCTCATCCTCATCTTCCTGGTGCAGTGGCTGCATCTGCGGCTGCTGCGCCTGGAGCTGCCCGCCCTGCGCCGCTGGCTGCCCTGGGCGCTGGCGATCCTGCACGTGCCCCTGATCATCTACGCAGGATTGCGGGTGCTGGGGCTGGCCAGCCACGGGTCGCCCACGTTCCTCCGCACCCTGGCGCGGGGGGCCATCTATTTCCAGGCCTTCACGGTGATGCACCTGATCGCGGGCATGGTGGCCGATGGGCTGGCGCGGCTCCGGAGCCGGCGGAGGGAAGCCCGGGAAGCGGGCGGGGACCAGGTGGAGGATCCGGGCCGCCGGACCTTTCTCCGCACGGCGGCCCTCGCCAGCGGCGGCGCGGCCGTGGGTCTCGGCGCGGGCGGCACCCGCGAAGCCTATGGCGATCCCGAAATCACCCGCCTCACGCTCGCCTTCCAGGACTTCCCCGCGGGACTGGAAGGCCTGCGCATCGCCCAACTCAGCGATCTGCACGCCGGTCCCCTGGTGGGGCCCGCCATCCTCCGGCGGTGGCGCGACTTCACCGAGCGGGAGCGGCCGGACCTCCTCCTGTTCACCGGCGACCTGGTGGACAGCCGACCGGAGGAACTGGCGCCCCTGCTGGACGCCTTCGACGGGTTCGCCGCGCCGCTGGGGACCTTCGCCGTCCTGGGCAACCACGACTACTTCGACGATCCCCGCCCCATCTGGCGGGACCTGGAAATGGCGGGAATCCGGTGCCTGGAGAACGCCTCCACCCTGATCCGGCGCGACGGCGGAACCCTCGCCCTGCTGGGGCTGCAGGATCCCATGGCCCGAAACGGGCGGTTCCGGCGGCTGGCCTTCGGCCCCGGTCCCCGGCCCCTGGAGGCCTCCCGGGACCTGCCCGCCGACGCCTTCCGCGTCTGCATGAACCACCGCCCCAGCGAATGGGAGCGCGCCCTGGAGGCGGGCGCCCGCCTCACCCTGTCGGGCCACACCCACGGCGGCCAGATCAACCCCATCCCCGGCTTCAACAGCGCCAACCTGATCGGCCCCCGCACGGGCGGCCTCTACCGCGAGGGGAACGACTTCCTGTACGTGAGCCGCGGCCTGGGCGTGGTGGGCCTCCCCATCCGCATCGGCGCCCCGCCGGAGATCGTCATCCTCACCCTGCGGCGCGGCTAG
- the csrA gene encoding carbon storage regulator CsrA, with protein MLVITRKPDQSIVIGDEVEVIVLGITKDGVRLGIKAPRSVQVHRMEVFEAIASENKAATAAQVPVQDAAALLRAAQVRKPRPR; from the coding sequence ATGCTCGTCATCACGCGGAAGCCCGACCAGTCCATCGTCATCGGGGATGAGGTCGAGGTCATCGTCCTCGGCATCACCAAGGACGGTGTCCGCCTGGGGATCAAGGCCCCGCGGAGCGTACAAGTCCACCGGATGGAAGTCTTCGAGGCGATCGCCAGCGAGAACAAGGCGGCCACAGCGGCCCAGGTCCCTGTGCAGGACGCCGCCGCCCTCCTCCGGGCCGCTCAAGTCCGCAAGCCCCGACCCCGATGA
- the fliW gene encoding flagellar assembly protein FliW has translation MTTSDDGILLSFPKGLLGFPQLTSFRLFEPRDGYPLKFLQAVEAPEVSFTCLDPAGLKEDYTVPLGDEEAEALGLEAEADALILTLVVIPEDPRKMTTNLAGPLVINVKTRMGYQIALNAENYPLRFPILSQD, from the coding sequence ATGACGACATCCGACGACGGCATCCTCCTAAGCTTCCCCAAGGGCCTCCTGGGCTTTCCCCAGTTGACCTCCTTCCGGCTCTTCGAACCGCGGGACGGGTATCCCCTGAAGTTCCTCCAGGCCGTCGAGGCCCCCGAGGTCTCCTTCACCTGCCTCGATCCGGCGGGCCTGAAGGAGGACTACACCGTCCCCCTCGGCGACGAGGAAGCCGAGGCCCTGGGCCTCGAAGCCGAAGCGGACGCCCTGATCCTCACCTTGGTGGTGATCCCGGAGGATCCGCGGAAGATGACCACCAACCTCGCGGGTCCCCTGGTGATCAACGTGAAGACCCGGATGGGCTACCAGATCGCCCTCAACGCCGAGAACTATCCCCTGCGTTTCCCGATCCTCTCGCAGGACTGA
- a CDS encoding thiol-disulfide oxidoreductase DCC family protein produces the protein MGAGEGLTRLFYDGGCGLCHAAVAFVARRDRKGRVRFAPLGGITFERLVHGPLPDSLAVLTPDGRLLLRSAAVLHVIRQLGGVWALVALFGGVGSRPLLDRLYDWVARHRARLFPRPVGTCPVLPAGLRERFDP, from the coding sequence GTGGGTGCTGGTGAAGGGCTGACGCGCCTGTTCTACGACGGCGGCTGCGGCCTGTGCCACGCCGCCGTGGCCTTCGTGGCCCGGCGCGACAGGAAAGGCCGCGTCCGATTCGCCCCCTTGGGAGGAATCACCTTCGAGCGGTTGGTCCATGGCCCGCTCCCGGACAGCCTGGCGGTTCTTACGCCCGACGGAAGGCTCCTCCTCCGCTCCGCCGCCGTTCTTCACGTCATCCGGCAACTCGGCGGCGTCTGGGCGCTGGTCGCCCTGTTCGGAGGAGTGGGGTCCCGCCCCCTGCTCGATCGCCTCTACGACTGGGTGGCCCGGCATCGCGCGCGCCTCTTTCCGCGGCCGGTCGGAACGTGTCCGGTGTTGCCCGCGGGGCTCCGGGAGCGGTTCGACCCCTAG
- a CDS encoding FAD:protein FMN transferase, with protein sequence MPALDRTVLSMGTELRVRLEGPGDLLRKSEAALAEAARLEAACSTWNPASAWSRLNAAGGRPVALDAEWLALLADMKAWSAKTGGAFDPALFPLIQAWGLREGGRTPEPAVLAEARRAAGAKWLELDPRAGTARFVHPAAGVEEGGFLKGYALDRMRSAAGAAVGFLDFGGQLLAWGKAAPVSVADPQNRQRPRLWFTLEDASLSGSGTSERGRHILDPRTGEPCPAWGSTAVVTSDALVADVLSTALYVLGPDAGLAWAERHGTAAAFFLNDGTIRMSGAFRALRPTVEPR encoded by the coding sequence GTGCCCGCCCTTGACCGGACGGTGCTGTCGATGGGGACGGAGCTGCGTGTGCGCCTGGAAGGTCCCGGCGATCTGCTTCGGAAATCCGAGGCCGCCTTGGCCGAAGCCGCCCGCCTCGAAGCCGCGTGTTCGACCTGGAATCCCGCCTCCGCCTGGAGCCGCTTGAATGCCGCCGGGGGGCGGCCGGTGGCCCTGGACGCGGAATGGCTGGCCCTCCTCGCCGACATGAAGGCCTGGAGCGCGAAGACCGGAGGCGCGTTCGATCCGGCCCTGTTCCCCCTCATCCAGGCATGGGGCCTGCGCGAGGGCGGACGGACGCCGGAGCCCGCCGTCCTCGCCGAAGCTCGGCGGGCGGCGGGAGCCAAATGGCTGGAGCTGGACCCGCGGGCCGGCACAGCGCGATTTGTCCATCCCGCGGCTGGCGTGGAGGAGGGGGGCTTCCTCAAGGGCTATGCCCTGGACCGCATGCGTTCGGCTGCGGGCGCCGCCGTGGGTTTTTTGGACTTCGGGGGCCAGCTGCTGGCCTGGGGAAAGGCGGCACCCGTCTCCGTCGCCGATCCCCAGAACCGGCAGCGCCCCCGTCTTTGGTTCACGCTTGAGGACGCTTCCCTCTCGGGAAGCGGTACCTCCGAGCGGGGACGGCACATCCTGGATCCCAGGACGGGCGAACCCTGTCCCGCCTGGGGAAGCACCGCCGTGGTGACCTCCGACGCCCTGGTGGCGGATGTGCTGTCCACTGCCCTCTACGTGCTGGGTCCCGACGCGGGCCTGGCCTGGGCCGAGCGCCACGGGACGGCCGCGGCCTTCTTCCTGAACGACGGCACCATCCGAATGTCCGGGGCGTTCCGGGCCCTCCGCCCGACCGTCGAGCCCCGGTAG
- a CDS encoding TMEM165/GDT1 family protein yields MNRSLFWTTFATVFLAEVGDKTQLAAMTATVRSGQIWTVFLAASAALVCATAIGVAVGGVLFRYIPESAIKWAAGCAFIAVGLWVLVKG; encoded by the coding sequence ATGAACCGATCGCTCTTCTGGACCACCTTCGCCACGGTCTTCCTCGCGGAGGTGGGCGACAAGACCCAGCTCGCGGCCATGACGGCCACCGTGCGCAGCGGCCAGATCTGGACCGTCTTCCTCGCGGCCAGCGCGGCCCTGGTTTGCGCCACGGCCATCGGCGTGGCCGTGGGCGGCGTCCTGTTCCGCTACATCCCGGAGAGCGCCATCAAGTGGGCTGCGGGCTGCGCCTTCATCGCGGTGGGGCTGTGGGTGCTGGTGAAGGGCTGA
- a CDS encoding YjfB family protein — protein sequence MELTAASVAAQKQVQLQDQVAVGVLKKTIDIQAQQGADLAKMVAEAGGVGQRVDLFA from the coding sequence GTGGAACTTACCGCCGCCAGCGTCGCCGCCCAAAAGCAGGTCCAACTCCAGGACCAGGTGGCCGTGGGCGTGCTGAAGAAGACCATCGACATCCAGGCCCAGCAGGGCGCCGACCTGGCCAAGATGGTGGCCGAGGCCGGCGGCGTCGGGCAGCGCGTGGATCTGTTCGCCTGA